In Planctomycetota bacterium, the DNA window TCGAGGACATCCGCGACCACATCGAATCGGGCAGCGCACTGTCCGAGGCGATGGCCAAGCACCCCGGCTACTTCGATCGCGTGTGCCGCGCGATGATCTCCGCCGGCGAGGACAGCGGCCGGATGAGCGAACTGCTCGACCGCGTCGCCCGCATGCTGCAGCAGCAGCTCCGCGTGCAGCGGACGCTCGTCGCCTCGATGATTTATCCCGTGCTGCTGATCGGCATCGGGCTGGTCGTCGTCGTCTCGATGCTGGTGTTCGTCTTCCCGCGGTTCGAGGAGCTGTTCGACTCGCTCGATACGCCCATCCCGCCGAGCACGCAGCTGTTCATGACCATCAGCTACGTCCTGCGGAACTACTGGTGGGCCGTGGTGCCCTCGGTGCTCGGCGTGGGCGCGCTGGGGTGGCTCGCGACGCGGCGGCCCTCGACCGGACGCCTCATCGGCGGCGCCATGCTGCGAACGCCCAAGATCGGCCCGCTGCTGCAGGCGTTCGCTAACGCCCGGGTCGCGCGGATGTTCGCCCTCCTGCTGGACAGCCACCTGCCGCTGCTTGACGTGCTCGAGCTGTCGTCGCGGTCGATGCGGAGCCCCGAGTACGTCGACCTGCTGCGGTCGGCCCGGGACGCCGCCGAATCGGGCCAGCCCATCAGCTCGGTCTTCGATGGCAGCGACCTGGTGCACCCCCTCGTGCGCGAGGGCGTGCGGACGGGCGAGCGCACGGGCTCGATCGGGCGGATGATGAACAATGTGGCCGAGTTTCTTGAGGAGGAGAACGACGCGGCCCTCAAGACGCTGACGAGCATCATCGAACCGCTGCTGCTGGTGACGCTCGGGCTGATCGTCGGCACGATCGCCATCAGCATGTTCCTGCCGCTCTTCGATCTCACGGCCACCGCGGGGGCGCCATGACGAACCTGGGGAACCTCATCTCCGCGGCACGACGGCGGCCCCGGATCGGCGTCGAGATCCTGCCGTCCGAGATCCGCATCGCCGAGGTCGTCGGCGTCGCCGGCGACTGGAGGCTCGCGTGCTCGGGCGTCATGGGCCGCCTCGACGCCGGCGACGTGCTTGACGAGACCGATGCCCGGCGGCTGGAGTCGCTGCTGTTCCGCCGCGGCGCTCGGGGCACCGAGGTGGTCGTGTCCGCTCCGGCCGAATCGCTCGTGCATGCGACGATGAACATGCCGCCCGCGTCGTCGGACGCGCCCTTCGCGAAGCTGGCTCGCGCCGAGTTGGAGCGCCTCCGCAAGCTCGAGCAGACGCCCTTCGAGTTCTCCGCCTGGAGCCTGCCGGCCACCGGCTCTCGGCACGAGATGATGGTCATCGGCTGCAAGACCGAGCCCGCCGACGCCCTCGCGGGCGTGCTGGAGCTGGCGGGCCTGCGGGTGGCCGGCATGGACGATCCGACGCGGGCCATGGCCCGCGCGGTGCACGGCGAAGCGGCCGGCGGCGATGCGTTCCGAGTGATCGTCTGCGTCGAGGCGGACGCCTGCGTGCTGGCGGTGCATCGCGGAGGCGTGCAGACCTACGCCCGGGCGCTGCCCGAGCTGCGGCTGCGGGACCACGGCCGATCGCTGTCCGTGCTGGGCACGGCAATCGCCGAAGAGGTGCGCGCCTGCGTGGGCTTCGAGAGGCATCGCTGCCGCTCGTCGGCGGACTTCGTGACGGTGCTGTGTGGCGTCGGCGGCACGCTGCCGACGCTGCGTGCGGTGGTAGGCGAAGCCCTCGCCATCGACGTGCGGCCGTTCGCGGCGCCGGACGGCGGCGAGGTGGACGCGCGCTTCGCCGGCGCGAT includes these proteins:
- a CDS encoding type II secretion system F family protein → MKFIYTGFDANGKSRRGVMEAATEQAAREKLRADGVLVLELGEADRVDDERVRGPKGKLGEITQCLRHLSVLLASGTQLSEAVDSLASQARNPKFAAVLEDIRDHIESGSALSEAMAKHPGYFDRVCRAMISAGEDSGRMSELLDRVARMLQQQLRVQRTLVASMIYPVLLIGIGLVVVVSMLVFVFPRFEELFDSLDTPIPPSTQLFMTISYVLRNYWWAVVPSVLGVGALGWLATRRPSTGRLIGGAMLRTPKIGPLLQAFANARVARMFALLLDSHLPLLDVLELSSRSMRSPEYVDLLRSARDAAESGQPISSVFDGSDLVHPLVREGVRTGERTGSIGRMMNNVAEFLEEENDAALKTLTSIIEPLLLVTLGLIVGTIAISMFLPLFDLTATAGAP